A genomic region of Haliotis asinina isolate JCU_RB_2024 chromosome 1, JCU_Hal_asi_v2, whole genome shotgun sequence contains the following coding sequences:
- the LOC137292153 gene encoding uncharacterized protein, whose protein sequence is MDIAEAAFLIEVQDRPVSTKPTKPYVVGGSSSIVYRLTCIPNTDGDPVSVSIVPPVSVKATASQLVLPNLKIGVFKVSSPLTSTPLTALTLGREEKLVIYNDRRGGKMPYMLIPSRCDAYPDIVQKTKPTLTLLDDNIKSNTCKYEDKLLSKFTVENTTNCDMAYATLYPFTFEGYPDTPVVVECTVYICPKDDIVDGVRIGYCEKQNTGTNRCSQVSPTSGYSKRRRRRDVGVGDSGVGRTTLRATFSVQEPLMASASRCSAGIWGLVALVYITM, encoded by the exons ATG GACATAGCGGAAGCGGCATTTCTCATTGAAGTGCAAGACAGACCGGTTTCCACAAAACCTACCAAACCATATGTGGTGGGAGGAAGCAGTTCCATTGTCTACAGACTGACCTGCATTCCCAACACAGATGGAGATCCGGTCAGTGTGTCAATTGTGCCTCCAGTGAG TGTCAAGGCAACTGCCTCACAACTCGTGCTACCCAACCTGAAGATAGGCGTCTTCAAAGTATCATCGCCACTTACCAGTACACCGCTAACGGCGTTGACTTTGGGCAGGGAAGAAAAACTTGTTATTTACAATGACCGAC GTGGTGGCAAGATGCCCTACATGCTGATCCCATCACGATGTGACGCTTACCCCGATATCGTACAGAAAACGAAACCAACGCTTACATTGCTGGATGATAACATCAAATCGAATAC TTGTAAATATGAAGACAAACTGCTCAGCAAATTCACCGTCGAAAATACCACCAACTGCGATATGGCCTATGCCACCCTATACCCGTTCACGTTTGAAGGCTACCCTGACACACCCGTGGTAGTGGAGTGTACTGTGTACATCTGCCCGAAGGATGATATAGTTGATGGTGTACGAATTGGCTACTGCGAGAAACAG AATACCGGGACAAACAGATGTAGTCAAGTGAGCCCTACTTCTGGCTACTCAAAGAGGAGACGGAGGAGAGATGTTGGAGTCGGCGACAGTGGCGTGGGAAGGACGACCCTGAGAGCCACGTTCAGCGTTCAAGAGCCACTGATGGCTAGCG CTTCAAGGTGTTCTGCAGGGATCTGGGGACTGGTAGCGCTGGTGTACATcaccatgtga